A genome region from Archaeoglobus fulgidus DSM 4304 includes the following:
- a CDS encoding ASCH domain-containing protein gives MRGLIVREPFASMIVRGEKKWEIRKTNTNIRGEVIILSQGYALGKAKLADVLGPFTVEELLEFKDYHRADEDFLRSYSGGKKLYAWVFEEPEEFEKKVRVKIPRGAQVWVKID, from the coding sequence GTGAGAGGTCTGATTGTGAGAGAGCCCTTTGCATCCATGATAGTGAGGGGAGAAAAAAAATGGGAGATTAGGAAGACAAACACGAACATAAGGGGGGAGGTAATCATTCTGAGCCAGGGGTATGCGCTGGGAAAGGCCAAGCTCGCTGACGTTCTCGGGCCGTTTACCGTTGAGGAGCTTCTGGAGTTTAAGGATTACCACAGAGCGGACGAGGACTTTCTCAGAAGCTACTCAGGCGGAAAAAAACTATATGCCTGGGTTTTCGAGGAGCCAGAAGAGTTTGAGAAGAAGGTAAGGGTTAAAATACCTCGCGGAGCGCAAGTCTGGGTTAAGATTGACTGA